The Larus michahellis chromosome 12, bLarMic1.1, whole genome shotgun sequence genome contains a region encoding:
- the LOC141750154 gene encoding BPI fold-containing family B member 4-like, translating to MQQGNLLDMTMLKLFGIIFFCSLLSPSQEVLSGLSCAVSPGAMQNVLSDAIIQNGLLQQHLQGLVLPNIVGDGGLLNSPTSITGLHLVKSQLPKLSVVLLPGIGVQLTIAAKLELSGNCLVGLLSDLIDILVDVNITANVKCTNFESGTVQVVIEDCLCILGAIKIKILSGLLSLSVNEIVLNQLRATLPGLLCPVVDIVINLVNIQLMGTLNAVIPVGTAGTIHYQLASLPFTSGLFLGLDLDGAVKQVGGSIIPHDSSASALPPLLDKLLVLGLRQSFLNAVLSLLIQIPPQTFTCTPEVFSGASRLQEAITTLVPAGCSACRGTSPLSVKLTLSGNPLILLEENKATVELSVMIQVFVQHLDGPILNLLLLKADLGLNAQVSIGGSRLVLGLSLGSISLSLESSDVGISSISDLKPHCSSLLAETFLPLVNGALGIGIPLPNVLGIPLIKVDVQIFAGLLVILV from the exons ATGCAG CAGGGGAATCTTCTGGACATGACGATGTTGAAGCTGTTTGGAATCATCTTTTTCTGTAGCCTCCTCTCGCCCTCTCAAGAAGTCTTGTCCGGTCTGTCCTGCGCCGTCAGCCCAGGGGCAATGCAGAATG TTCTCTCGGATGCCATAATTCAGAACGGGcttctccagcagcacctgcagggTCTCGTGCTCCCAAACATCGTGGGTGATGGGGGTCTGCTGAACTCTCCCACCAGCATCACTGG ACTGCACCTTGTCAAGAGTCAGCTCCCCAAGCTGTCGGTGGTGCTGCTGCCGGGAATCGGGGTCCAGCTGACCATCGCCGCAAAGCTGGAGCTCAGCGGCAACTG CTTGGTTGGCCTCCTTTCAGATCTAATTGATATCTTAGTGGATGTGAACATTACTGCAAACGTTAAATGCACGAATTTTGAATCGGGCACAGTCCAGGTTGTCATTGAAGACTGCCTCTGCATTCTTGGTGCCATAAAGATCAAGATCCTTTCTGG cttACTGTCCCTATCAGTAAATGAGATAGTGCTTAACCAGCTGAGAGCAACTCTGCCCGGTTTG CTGTGTCCGGTAGTTGATATTGTCATCAACCTTGTGAACATCCAGCTCATGGGCACTCTCAACG cGGTGATCCCAGTCGGTACGGCAGGGACGATTCACTACCAGCTGGCCAGCCTCCCGTTTACCTCTGGCTTGTTCCTTGGGTTGGATTTAGAC GGTGCAGTGAAGCAGGTGGGAGGCAGCATCATCCCCCATGACTCGTCTGCCTCTGCTTTGCCTCCGCTGCTGGACAAGCTTCTGGTCTTGGGACTGCGCCAGAGCTTTCTCAATGCGGTCCTGTCCCTCCTGATCCAGATACCTCCACAGACCTTCACCTGCACGCCAGAAGTC TTCTCCGGTGCCAGCCGTCTGCAAGAAGCCATCACAACCCTCGTTCCTGCTGGG TGCTCCGCCTGCCGTGGGACCAGTCCTCTGAGCGTTAAGCTAACGTTGTCTGGGAACCCGCTTATCctcttggaagaaaacaaagccactGTCGAGCTTTCGGTCATGATTCAGGTGTTCGTTCAGCATTTAGATGGACCCATCCTCAACCTCCTCCTGCTGAAGGCC GACCTCGGTCTAAACGCCCAGGTGTCTATCGGTGGAAGCAGGCTGGTGCTGGGGTTGTCCCTGGGCAG caTTTCCCTCTCCTTGGAGTCTTCCGATGTTGGCATCAGTAGC ATCTCCGACTTGAAGCCACACTGCAGCAGTCTGCTGGCGGAAACCTTTCTGCCCCTTGTCAATG GTGCTCTGGGCATCGGGATCCCTCTGCCAAACGTGCTGGGCATTCCCTTAATAAAGGTGGATGTTCAGATATTCGCG GGCCTGCTGGTGATTCTTGTGTGA